A window of Apium graveolens cultivar Ventura chromosome 8, ASM990537v1, whole genome shotgun sequence contains these coding sequences:
- the LOC141680195 gene encoding L10-interacting MYB domain-containing protein-like, whose amino-acid sequence MDQESENASQKTLRTYWKDDNLTKTFLEACIHEVTTCGRQGSSLKPYSWDNVGEVLMKMHCFKVDQRQMRNRYDYLRNRYAAWCDLKAKTGNYYDPTTNTFNFTEQEWIQHIQANKHVATLRTTQLIFQDLCRSLFDGVAATGVSGWGPSSKKNRSTNLNDDLEILGVDDIHSQ is encoded by the exons ATGGATCAGGAAAGTGAAAATGCAAGTCAAAAAACCTTAAGAACATATTGGAAGGACGATAATTTAACCAAAACTTTTCTTGAGGCTTGCATTCATGAGGTTACGACATGTGGTAGGCAAGGTAGCAGTTTGAAACCTTATTCCTGGGATAATGTGGGAGAAGTTCTTATGAAAATGCACTGCTTTAAGGTTGATCAAAGGCAAATGAGAAATCGATACGATTACTTGAGGAATAGATATGCTGCTTGGTGCGATTTGAAAGCTAAAACTGGAAATTACTATGATCCCACGACTAACACTTTTAACTTCACCGAGCAAGAATGGATACAACACATTCAA GCTAATAAACATGTAGCAACTTTAAGAACCACACAATTGATTTTTCAAGATCTTTGCAGAAGCCTTTTTGATGGCGTTGCTGCTACTGGTGTTAGTGGATGGGGGCCTAGCTCTAAGAAGAATAGGAGTACTAATTTAAATGATGACTTGGAGATTCTTGGTGTCGATGATATACATAGTCAGTAA
- the LOC141677480 gene encoding uncharacterized protein LOC141677480: MAGYRSEDEYDYLFKLVSIGDSGVGKSNLLSRFTRNEFNLESKSIIGVEFATKSLNVDAKVIKAQIWDTAGQESDTCFSCRTRTDAGKAVENDFFAQVLRLLVLVSSGWLFFEKSFKKPSTVQGVKTWVLSGGVNLESSDNAALAANGAHLLLHGVDAQVDVKPAVMPSQKSTRGLPKALATNVHQPL; this comes from the exons atggcTGGATACAGAAGTGAAGATGAGTATGATTACTTGTTCAAGTTGGTTTCAATAGGTGATTCAGGTGTGGGTAAATCAAATCTGCTTTCAAGATTCACTAGAAATGAGTTTAATCTTGAATCAAAGTCAATTATTGGTGTTGAATTTGCTACCAAGAGTCTTAATGTTGATGCCAAAGTCATCAAAGCTCAAATATGGGACACTGCTGGCCAGGAAAG TGATACTTGCTTTAGCTGTAGAACAAGAACTGATGCTGGCAAAGCTgttgaaaatgatttttttgcTCAG GTGTTGCGTCTTCTTGTTTTGGTCTCCTCGGGCTGGTTATTTTTTGAGAAGAG TTTTAAAAAGCCGAGTACTGTGCAAGGTGTGAAAACTTGGGTTTTGAGTGGTGGTGTGAATTTGGAGTCTAGTGATAATGCTGCTCTGGCTGCTAATGGTGCTCATTTGCTATTACATG GAGTCGATGCACAGGTTGATGTCAAGCCAGCAGTTATGCCGTCACAGAAAAGTACCAGAGGTTTGCCAAAGGCTCTAGCAACGAATGTCCATCAACCCCTGTAA